The Sphaerochaeta sp. genome segment GTTGCGGGAGGGACTTCCCAAGTATTACGCCAAATACGGCCTTTCCGTGGAGCCGGATGATATTTTGATCACCACCGGTGGTTCGGAAGCCATCCAGTTCGCCTTCATGACGCTGTGTGATCCGTACGACGAGGTGATCATCCCCGAGCCGTACTACACCAACGTCGATTCGTTCGCCAAGGTCGCCATGGTCAACCTGGTGCCGGTGACCAGCAAGTTTGAGGACGGGTTCGCCCTGCCTCCGATCAGCGAGTTCGCCAAGAAGATCACCCGCAAGACAGGGGCGATTCTGCTTTGCTCCCCCAACAACCCCACCGGGCACGTGTATACCAGGAATGAGTTGCTGGCGTTGCTCAAGCTGGTCAAGGAGCACGACATCTTCCTGATCGTCGATGAGGTGTACCGGGAGTTCTGTTACGATGGCAAACAGTTCACCTCGATCCTCAGCTTCCCGGAGTATGCCGACCGGGTGATCTGCATCGACAGTTTCTCCAAGCGCTACAGCATGTGCGGTTCCCGGATCGGAGCATTGGTTTCCAAGAACCGTGAGGTGCTGGAGTCTGCGTTGAAGCTTTCCCAGGCGCGGCTTTGCCCGCCGGATATCGAGCAGGTCGCAGCCTTGGCCGCGTTGGATACGGATGATTCCTACATCGCCGAGGTACGTGCCGAATATCAGCTTCGCCGGGATATTCTGGTAGAGGGGTTGAACAAGATCGAGAACGTCAAGTGCCAGTGTCCCAAAGGCGCGTTCTACCTGGTCGCCGAACTTCCGGTGGACGACGCGGAGAAGTTCTCCATCTTCATGCTGAAGGATTTCTCGTTGGATGGGGAGACGGTGATGCTTGCTCCGTGCGAGGATTTCTACGTGACCAAGGGGATC includes the following:
- a CDS encoding pyridoxal phosphate-dependent aminotransferase, which produces MSRRITGFQCSPIRRLSPYARLAELEGKHVYHLNIGQPDIKTPPQVLDAIHGYSEQTIAYGASEGLEALREGLPKYYAKYGLSVEPDDILITTGGSEAIQFAFMTLCDPYDEVIIPEPYYTNVDSFAKVAMVNLVPVTSKFEDGFALPPISEFAKKITRKTGAILLCSPNNPTGHVYTRNELLALLKLVKEHDIFLIVDEVYREFCYDGKQFTSILSFPEYADRVICIDSFSKRYSMCGSRIGALVSKNREVLESALKLSQARLCPPDIEQVAALAALDTDDSYIAEVRAEYQLRRDILVEGLNKIENVKCQCPKGAFYLVAELPVDDAEKFSIFMLKDFSLDGETVMLAPCEDFYVTKGIGRRQVRLAYVINPEALVIPSDVWMLG